A genomic stretch from Hemicordylus capensis ecotype Gifberg chromosome 1, rHemCap1.1.pri, whole genome shotgun sequence includes:
- the ABCG5 gene encoding ATP-binding cassette sub-family G member 5 isoform X2: MGPWWDIPSYHKKWTRQILKDVSFHIESGQIMGILGNSGSGKTTLLDAIAGRLSHKANFTGQVYVNGRELRLDQFQDCFSYVLQNDTLLSYLTTEECLTYTALLALQKHSHDFIKKKVDTVMAELRLSHVANSVIGSRIFKGISDGERRRVSIAAQLLQDPKVMLLDEPTTGLDCMTANQIVSLLSELARNGRIVIITIHQPRSELFQVFDKICIMSFGELVFCGGPSDMIALFRDCGYTCPEHSSPFDFCVDLASVDTQSKERELETYSRVQTISFAYKSSETFLRTLEAIEETKRNVKELPPIPFKCKESPSAFCKVWILLRRTTRNLSRDKTGIIMRLSQNLLFGLFVAFFLLRLNNDLLKGAVQDRIGVIYQCVSAPPYTGLLNALALFPALRAVGDQESKDGLYQKWQMLLAYILHFLLFSVISIALFSVFIYWTVGLYPEASRFGYFFAALLVPHILGELLALTLLGVIQNPNVVSGAVSLLNVAGVLVGSGLLRSLEAMPAAIKILSYFTFQKYCSEILVVNEFSGLKFTCGHFNVSAGTGASCQFSEGIQFIETNYPGAASRFTIDFLILYAFIPVFVTLAIISFKIRDIITVRQ; this comes from the exons GATCTGGGAAAACCACACTACTGGATGCCATAGCTGGAAGACTGAGCCATAAGGCAAACTTCACTGGGCAAGTTTATGTCAATGGACGTGAGCtgaggctggatcagtttcaagaTTGCTTTTCCTATGTTCTCCAG AATGACACCTTGTTAAGCTATCTCACCACAGAAGAATGTTTAACGTACACTGCCTTGCTAGCACTTCAGAAGCACTCCCATGACTTTATAAAAAAGAAG GTTGACACTGTTATGGCTGAGCTGAGGCTCAGTCATGTTGCTAACAGTGTAATTGGAAGCCGCATTTTCAAGGGGATTTCTGATGGTGAAAGGCGCCGCGTTTCAATCGCAGCACAGCTATTACAAGATCCCA AGGTCATGTTGCTAGATGAACCAACCACAGGCTTGGACTGTATGACGGCCAATCAGATTGTGTCGCTGCTTTCAGAACTTGCTCGCAATGGCAGGATAGTGATTATTACAATCCATCAGCCACGGTCAGAACTTTTTCAG GTATTTGATAAAATCTGCATTATGAGTTTTGGAGAATTAGTCTTCTGCGGAGGCCCATCAGACATGATTGCCCTTTTTAGAGACTGTGGTTACACATGTCCTGAACATTCCAGCCCCTTTGATTTTTGTG TAGATCTTGCGTCAGTAGACACTCAAAGCAAGGAGCGCGAACTAGAAACATACAGCAGAGTTCAAACCATTTCTTTCGCCTATAAAAGTTCTGAAACCTTTCTCAGAACTCTGGAAGCCATTGAAGAAACAAAGCGCAATGTGAAAGAGCTGCCACCGATACCCTTCAAATGCAAGGAGTCCCCCAGTGCCTTCTGCAAAGTATGGATTCTCTTAAG AAGGACAACCAGGAATTTATCCAGAGACAAGACTGGTATAATAATGCGGCTTTCACAAAACTTATTGTTTGGCCTGTTTGTGGCCTTCTTCCTGCTGAGGCTGAATAATGATCTTCTTAAAGGAGCTGTGCAAGACCGTATAGGAGTCATTTACCAGTGTGTGAGTGCTCCGCCTTATACAGGACTTCTCAATGCTCTGGCTCTGT TTCCTGCATTGCGGGCTGTTGGAGACCAAGAAAGTAAAGATGGTTTATATCAGAAGTGGCAAATGTTGCTCGCCTATATACTGCATTTCCTGCTCTTCAGCGTCATCAGCATTGCACTTTTTAGCGTCTTTATATACTG GACTGTGGGATTGTACCCAGAAGCTTCTAGATTTGGATATTTTTTTGCTGCGCTCCTGGTACCCCATATACTAGGTGAACTGCTTGCACTTACTTTGCTTGGGGTAATTCAAAATCCTAATGTAGTCAGTGGAGCTGTGTCACTACTAAACGTAGCAGGCGTCCTAGTTGGAAGTGGACTTTTGAG GAGCTTGGAGGCAATGCCAGCTGCTATTAAGATACTAAGTTATTTTACATTCCAAAAGTACTGTAGTGAGATTCTTGTTGTGAATGAATTTTCTGGATTAAAATTTACATGTG GTCACTTCAATGTTTCTGCTGGCACTGGGGCTTCCTGTCAATTCTCTGAAGGGATACAGTTCATTGAAACAAACTACCCTGGGGCAGCATCTCGGTTCACAATTGACTTCTTGATATTATATGCCTTCATCCCAGTATTTGTAACTCTAGCAATTATAAGTTTTAAAATCAGAGATATCATTACTGTCAGGCAATAA